From Ruminococcus sp. HUN007, a single genomic window includes:
- a CDS encoding class I SAM-dependent methyltransferase — protein sequence MRIADKWKQYKILDTSTEEKLEDWNGVRLIRPDPQIIWKTPKNEPLWKSADGHYHRSSSGGGSWDYRNSKPKDSWTMSYGDLKFRIKPTGFKHTGLFPEQAVNWDFMREKIRESGRQVNVLNLFAYTGGATLACAEAGAAVCHVDASKGMVAWARENAALSGLEDRPVRWIVDDCEKFVKREIRRGKKYDGIVMDPPSYGRGSGGEIWKLEDSIYDLVELCSQVLADEPLFFLLNSYTTGLSPAVMAYILDSILVKKFGGKVSSDEIGLPVESSGMPLPCGSTAIWQKQE from the coding sequence TTGAGAATAGCAGACAAATGGAAACAGTATAAAATACTTGATACATCAACGGAAGAAAAGCTTGAGGACTGGAACGGCGTAAGGCTTATAAGACCTGATCCTCAGATAATCTGGAAAACTCCGAAAAATGAACCGCTCTGGAAGAGTGCGGACGGACACTATCATCGTTCCTCCAGCGGCGGCGGAAGCTGGGATTACAGGAACAGCAAACCTAAGGATTCATGGACGATGTCCTACGGGGACCTTAAATTCAGGATAAAGCCTACAGGCTTCAAGCATACCGGACTTTTCCCTGAACAGGCAGTGAACTGGGACTTCATGCGTGAAAAGATACGTGAAAGCGGCAGACAGGTGAATGTTCTCAACCTTTTTGCCTATACAGGCGGAGCAACTCTTGCGTGTGCAGAGGCAGGCGCAGCTGTATGTCATGTGGATGCTTCAAAGGGAATGGTAGCCTGGGCGCGTGAAAACGCGGCTCTTTCAGGACTTGAAGACCGTCCGGTAAGATGGATAGTTGATGACTGTGAAAAATTCGTAAAGCGTGAAATAAGACGCGGAAAAAAATATGACGGTATCGTAATGGACCCTCCGTCCTACGGAAGAGGCTCCGGCGGCGAGATATGGAAACTTGAGGACAGCATCTACGATCTCGTGGAACTCTGTTCGCAGGTGCTTGCCGATGAACCGCTGTTTTTCCTTCTGAACAGTTACACCACAGGACTTTCCCCTGCCGTAATGGCATATATTCTTGACAGTATTCTGGTAAAGAAATTCGGCGGAAAGGTTTCCTCGGATGAGATCGGACTCCCCGTTGAATCAAGCGGGATGCCGCTTCCGTGCGGTTCAACTGCGATCTGGCAGAAGCAGGAGTGA
- a CDS encoding energy-coupling factor transporter ATPase, translating into MSILKTENLTCIYGKGTPYERTAVNNVSLTIEKGGITGIIGHTGSGKSTLIQHFNGLMKPYSGRVLLDGKDIWEGGKIMPGLRFRVGLVFQYPEYQLFEETVYRDIAFGPGNMKLDQAEIDARVHEAAELFGIDEKMLSSSPFELSGGQKRRVAIAGVMAMRPEVIIFDEPAAGLDPKGRRSVFELIEKYSRETGCTVIIVSHSMEDMAGIADRLIVMNQGSLFCHCPVDEVFSRSDELTAMGLDVPQITRVFSGLKKIGLAEDDSIYTVGQAVNCIMERLGKKGGDSPC; encoded by the coding sequence TTGAGCATACTGAAGACAGAAAATCTGACCTGTATATACGGAAAGGGCACGCCTTACGAAAGGACTGCAGTCAATAATGTTTCCCTTACGATAGAAAAAGGCGGAATAACCGGCATAATTGGTCATACAGGATCCGGTAAATCCACTCTCATACAGCATTTCAACGGCCTTATGAAACCTTACTCAGGCAGGGTGCTGCTGGATGGTAAGGATATCTGGGAAGGCGGAAAAATAATGCCCGGACTTCGCTTCAGGGTTGGACTTGTGTTTCAGTATCCTGAGTATCAGCTTTTTGAAGAGACCGTGTACAGGGATATAGCCTTTGGTCCCGGAAACATGAAGCTTGACCAGGCTGAAATCGATGCAAGGGTGCATGAAGCTGCAGAGCTTTTCGGAATAGATGAAAAAATGCTTTCTTCGTCGCCTTTTGAACTTTCAGGCGGACAGAAAAGGCGTGTTGCTATTGCCGGAGTTATGGCAATGCGGCCGGAAGTGATCATTTTCGATGAACCGGCAGCCGGGCTTGATCCGAAGGGACGCCGGTCAGTTTTTGAACTTATAGAAAAATACAGCCGTGAAACGGGATGCACTGTCATCATCGTATCACACAGCATGGAGGATATGGCGGGCATTGCCGACAGACTCATTGTCATGAATCAGGGAAGCCTTTTCTGCCACTGTCCTGTTGATGAGGTTTTTTCACGTTCTGATGAGCTGACCGCCATGGGACTTGATGTCCCGCAGATCACCAGAGTGTTTTCAGGACTTAAGAAAATAGGTCTCGCTGAAGATGACAGTATTTA